Sequence from the Flavobacterium sp. J372 genome:
CGGAATAGCCTTCGCAAATTTCACCATGTCAGCTGTACGCAGCACCTTTTCAAGCTTTGCAAATATTTCTTCCGAAAGCCGGATTTTTTCTTTTGCGTAGTTTTCTGCATCGCCTCGATGAGCTCGCCTGTAGTGCTCTCCATCGCCGGGATTTCAATGGCCTCTTCAATGTAAGTACGGGCAATATCAGTCAGCTCACTGTAGTATTCTTTTACCGCGCCTTTTTGAAGCAACGACTTTTGTTCCAGCTCCTGTAAATGAGTTGTTGCTTTTTCAATTGGCGAAAGTTCGATTATTACCTCGCCTTTCTTCTGCCTTGGTTTTCTTTTCTTATACCATTTCCACCCGAAGTATCCCAACACGCCAACGGCAATCGCAATCAGCACATACAGCCACCAAAGGCTTGGTGCAGGCCCGGCAATTACAGGCTTTATGTCATACATCTTCTGCTTCAGCGTATCAACAACAACATCCTTAACTTCAAGGGTAACGGGCTTTGTATCGACAAGCTTTTTACCGATGACAACCGTAAGCGGCGGGATGGTGTATTTACCGGGATCGAACTGAGTGATGCCATACTTTTTAGATAGTTCCAGCAGTGCACCTTTCTTCACGGTATCTGTCGGGTAAGCCTCAAGCACTTCGAGCATACCGAAAGATTTTCCTGTCGGGAAATTGACTTTTGTGTTGCTGTTTACGGTAGCTTTGATTGTAAGATTAGCCTGTGCCCCTATTTTTATGGTGTCTTTATCAAGCGTTGCGGTAACGCCGTTTTGCTGGGCATAGGATACAAAACCCGCCAGCATTGCCAATAAGATATATAGTGTCTTCAGTTTATACATTCTCAAAAATTCATCAGGCCCGTGCCTTAAAGTAGCCTAACAATTTGGTTACGTAAGATTCATCTGTGCGCACGCTCACCGTTCCGGCACCACTCCGGCTAAAGGTTTCCTTAAAGTTCTGCACCATATCGCGGTAGTACTTTTCATAATTAAGGCGGACTGATTTGCTGCCAGTGTCAACCATCATAGTCTCGCCGGTTTCAGCGTCAGCCATTGGCACAAGTCCCACGTCAGGCATCTTTTCCTCACGGATGTCGTACACGCGCACGCCGGTTATATCATGTCTTTTCGCCGCAATCTTAAGTGTATGCTCATAGCCTGTCGCCATAAAATCACTTATCAGGAATACGATTGCTTTTTCTTTTGCGTACCGCTCAAAAATTGTAATGCCTGCGCCAGGTCGGTTTTTTTGCTCTTCGGCGTAAATTCCAAAAGCTCACGGATAATGCGCAGCACATGTGATTTTCCTTTCTTCGGCGGGATGTACAGCTCTATGATGTCACTGAACAGCAGCAGCCCTATCTTGTCATTATTCTGTGTTGCCGAAAAAGCCATGGTTGCAGCAATCTCGGTAATGATATCTTTCTTAAACCCGTTTTGCGTACCGAAACTCTCACTGCCGCTCACATCTACCATCAGCATCATAGAGAGTTCGCGCTCTTCCTCAAAAACTTTTACGTACGGCTCATTGTAGCGCGCGGTCACATTCCAGTCTATGGCCCTTACGTCATCGCCAAACTGGTACTGGCGCACTTCGCTAAAGGTCATACCGCGCCCCTTGAACGAAGTATGGTACTCGCCCGAAAACACGTGGTCACTAAGCCGCCGCGTCTTAATCTCTATCTTGCGTACTTTCTTTAAAAGTTCTTTTGTATCCATTTTTTGTTTGAATGTTGAAAGTTGTAATGTTTGAAAGTTCTTCGCGATGAACGGTGACCGTCCAACTTTTAAACTTTCAACTTTCTAACTTTTAACTATGGCACCTCAACCTCATTCACAATCTTGTTGATGATATCAACCGATGTGATGTTTTCAGCCTCTGCCTCATAGGTTACACCCACACGGTGGCGAAGCACATCATACACCACGGCTCGAACATCTTCAGGGATTACGAAGCCCCTGCGCTTGATGAAGGCATGGCATTTTGCCGCCATGGCCAGGTTGATGCTACCCCTTGGCGATGCGCCGAAACTGATGAGCGGCTTTACTTTCTCCAGCTTGTACTGCTCAGGGAAACGGGTGGCGAATACCAGGTCCAGTATATATTTTTCTATTTTTTCGTCCATGTACACCTCGCGCACTGCCTGCTGCGCGCGGGCTATCTGCTCCAGCGATGCTACCTGATTTACCGTGGCGTGGCTGCCCTTCAGGTTCTGGCGGATTACCAGGCGCTCTTCATCCATTTTAGGGTAATCGATAACCGTCTTCAGCATGAAACGGTCTACCTGCGCTTCCGGCAACGGATACGTTCCCTCCTGCTCTACCGGGTTTTGCGTTGCCATTACCAGAAACGGGCGCTCCAGCTTAAAGGTCTGCTCGCCAATGGTTACCTGCTTTTCCTGCATGGCTTCAAGTAATGCCGATTGTACTTTGGCCGGAGCACGGTTAATCTCATCGGCCAATACGAAGTTGGCGAAGATTGGCCCTTTCTTTATGGAAAACTCGTTTTGCTTTATGTTGTATATCATGGTACCAACCACGTCTGCCGGCAGCAAATCGGGCGTGAACTGGATGCGGCTGAAGCTGCCATGCACTGCCTGGCTTAGTGTATTGATGGCAAGCGTTTTGGCAAGCCCGGGGACACCCTCAAGCAAAATGTGCCCTTGCCCGAGCAGGCCGATAAGCAACCTTTCTATCATGGTTTTTTGGCCAACAATCACTTTGTTCATCTCCATTGTCAGGAGGTCAACAAAAGCGCTTTCGCGTTCTATTTTTTCATTGATGGCCTGTATGTTTATTGCGGAAGTATTTTGTTCCATTGTTTTCTATTTTGGAGTGTGAATTTACTAAGGTTTTTTGATACTGACAATCCATTGATAAACTTTATACGTGCGCTGTTAATGTATTGTTAAAGAAATAATTTTACTGCACTGGGGTTTACGCTGGCGACAAGTATTTTTGCTATTTTTAACGGCACCGTTTTAACAACGGAAAGTTTACAGATAAATTATTTTGAATACCTTTTTTAATTGATGGAAATAAATTTTTCGCCGATAATTGCCGGCTGTATGAACTGGGGCGCATGGCAGGCTAATTTCACCACAGCCCAGATGGCAGATTTAATGCAAACCTGCGTAAACAATGGAATCACGACGTTTGACCATGCCGATATTTACGGCGGCTACACTACCGAGGCCGAATTTGGCGCTGCCTTTGCCCAAAGCGGAATTGCCCGAGATGCCATCCAGCTTATTTCAAAATGCGGAATACAACATACAGTTGGCAGCAGGCCGAACAAAGTAAAGCATTATGATTACTCGAAGAATTACATTATCTGGTCGGCAGAAAACTCCCTTAAAAACCTGAAAACTGAATACTTAGACCTGCTGTTGCTGCATAGGCCGAGCCCTCTCATGCAGCCTGACGAAATTGCCGAAGCTGTTGAAAAGCTGAAAAGCTCAGGAAAAATCAGGAGTTTTGGGGTGAGTAATTTCACCAACAGCCAGACCGATTTAATACGCTCGCGTACTAAAGTTGATGTTAACCAGATAGAGTTTTCGGCAACGGCATATACCCCAATGCTCGACGGAAGCCTTGACTATATGCAGGTTAACAATATAAAACCGATGGCATGGAGCCCGGTAGGTTCGGTTTTCAAACATGATACGCCACAAACCCAGCGCCTTAACAAACTTCTGATTGATCTTGTAGCAAAATATGAAAGGCCGGCCGATGTTATTTTGTTTGCCTGGATTATGCAGCACCCGGCAGGTATTATCCCTGTGAGTGGTTCTATAAAAGCCGAAAGGCTCATCAATCAGATGAAAGCCAAAGATTTACGGCTTGATCTTGAAGACTGGTTCGCAATCTGGACGGAAAGTATGGGCGAAAAAGTGCCTTAATGAGTTGGAAAGTTAAAAGTGATAAAGTTGAAAAGTTCCACTCAAAACATTTTGAACATTAAACATTTAAACCTTACAGAAATAAAATGAAAACAGCTTTAATTACAGGTGCTACCAGCGGTATTGGCAGGGCGACGGCGCGGTATTTCGCCAAGAATCATTTCCGCCTTATCCTGTGCGGGCGCCGAGATGACAGGCTTGCTGAAGTTCAGGACGAGCTTTCTCCACTCACCATGGTACACACGCTAAACTTTGACGTTCGCAGCAAGAACTCTACCAACGAAGCCATTGCTTCTATTCCCGATGAGCTGAAGAACATTGATATCCTTGTAAACAATGCCGGCAATGCCCATGGCCTTGACCCGATTGAAAGCGGTGATGTAGCCGACTGGGACATGATGATCGACATCAACCTGAAAGGCTTGCTGTATGTTTCTCAGGCTGTTATACCGGGGATGGTAGAGCGCAAAAGCGGACACATCATCAACATAGGCTCGGTTGCAGGCAAAGAAGTGTACCCCAACGGTAACGTGTACTGCGCTACCAAACACGCTGTTGACGCGCTGAACCAGGGTATGCGAATGGACCTGAACCAGTACGGCATACGCGTTGGCGCTATTAATCCGGGTGCGGTTAATACCGAGTTCAGTGAGGTGAGGTTTAAAGGTGACACCGAACGTGCTGCCAATGTTTACAAAGGCTTTGAACCGCTCAAGCCCGAAGATATTGCCGATATCATAACGTTTGTCGTGACCCGCCCTTACCATGTAAATATTGCTGATTTACTGGTATTACCAACGGCTCAGGCGAGTGCAACACAGATAAAAAAGTTTTGAGTTGCGGGCTGCGGGTTGCGGGTTGCGAAGTAAAAGAAGACAAATAACTAATCAAATTTTATGGCTAAAATTCAAAGATTTGAAGATTTAGAGGTTTGGCAGCTTGCCAGGGAAATAAGCGTTGATATTTGGCGATTGATTGAGCAACTTCACTTAGCAAAGATTTCGAGTTAAAAAATCAGATAAGCCGCTCTTCAGGTTCAGTGATGGATAATATTGCCGAAGGTTTTGAGAGAAATGGCAATAGAGAGTTTATTCAATTCCTCAGTATTGCTAAAGGTTCATGTGGAGAAGTAAAGTCACAATTATATAGGGCTTTAGACCGCAATCATATCTCTCAACTGGAATTTGAAGAAATAGTTGCAAAGGCTGACACTGCAAATAGTAAACTCGGTTCCTTTATTTCTTACCTCAATTCAGCTAACTACAAAGGCAGCAAATTCAGTAATCCCGGAACTTTACAGGCTGGTCCCAACGCGCAACCCGAAACCCGCAACCCGCAACAACCATGATCAACAAACGGCTTCTTATCAAGAATCTGCTTGCTCACAATGATGAGGGTACTTTTTATGACAAGAAACGCCAACTAAACCTACACACAAAAGAAGGTAAGGCCAAATTTGTGAAGCATATTTGTGCGCTCTCAAACAGCAATCCTTCTAACAACTCCTACATTGTTGTTGGTGTGGAAGACCATGACAATGAGATAACCGGGACAGATTTCTACGATGACAGCCGCATACAGAACCTGGTAAATGCCTTTTTAGATAACCCGCCGACAATCCAGTACGAGAACGTCCCCTTCCCCAGCCTGCCGAAAGACAGGGTTATAGGCCTGGTGACAATTCATCCTGATGCACGGCCTTCATCTTTCAAAAAAATATTTATACCATACATGCAGGTATGAGCTTTTACAGGCGCGGAAGCAATTCTATTCCGGTTGATGTTCTCCCTGATGCAATTCCGGGAAACGCTGATACCGTTGCGGAGATTGAAAACAGTTCCCGCAACAGCATTGCCCATACGCTTGACGGCGTGCTGGACTTCATCAATAACCGGCACAAAGACATGACTGCAAAACACAAGGTTTTCAAAGAACTGTTTGTGGTGTGCTGGGCCGGGCATAAGAAAGTGGTGAAGGGCCAGACATATTTTTCGCGGGTCGACATAGAGCTTATCAATGAACAGGTGAAACTATTCTATTCTACGCTTGATGAAGTGAGCATAAAGTATGATGAAGACAGTTTTGTGATTACAGAGTATGTCGCACTCGGCCTGAATGACAAAACCAGTTACTACCCGCTGGAAGAAGTGACTATCAGTTTTCAGGACAATGGTGATTACCGGATAAACTCTACGCTGTTGTTTGACCCGCCTCAGTACAACCGCAAGATGATGCACCACATTTATAACGCCAATCTTGCGCTATTAGAAAAACTGGCAAAAGGTTTGGCATTATCTCCGCGCGAACATAAAGACCTTGAAAACCTGCCATCTACACTTATGCTTTGTTTCCTTAATGGGTTTACTGATGCAAAACAAAAACTGGCCGATGCTAAATCTTTACTAAAGAGTTACACTAATCCCACCGTATACATTTCCTTTAAAGAAGCCATGCGGGTACTGCGGAAGATGAAGTATGCATAGTTTACAATTCTGTAATATTTATTTCTGATATTTTTTGTAAGTTGCGGTATGAGCAGAACCCTTGTTATTGGCGACATCCACGGAAGTTATAAAGCGTTTGTACAGCTTTTGGAGCGGGCAGCTGTCACCAAAAATGACCACCTTATTTTTCTTGGCGATTATGTTGACGGTTGGGGGCAATCGCCTGAAGTGATTGATTACCTTATAGAGCTTAAATCCAGGTATAAATGCATATTCATGCGTGGCAACCATGACGACCTGCTGCTCTCATGGCTACGTGACGGCGAGTATACCGAGCAATGGTTTACCCACGGCGGTAGGCTTACCATGGAATGTTACGAGAGATTGCCGGAAGAGAAAAAGCAATTGCATATCCTCTTTCTGGAAAGCCTTCAGGACTACTATCTTGACAATGATAATCGCCTTTTTGTACATGCAGGGTTTACGAACCTGAACGGTGTGAAACATGAATATTTTACCCGCATGTTTTATTGGGAGCGCACGCTATGGGAAACGGCACTGTCACTCGATATATCTTTAAAGCACGAAGACCCGCTGTATCCCAAACGTTTTACGCTGTACAACGAAATTTTTATTGGCCATACACCTGTAACACGTATAAATAAAACAACCCCGGTAAACAAAGCCAACATATGGAATGTTGATACAGGCGCTGCTTTTAAAGGGCCGCTTACAATTTTAGATGCCGACACCAAAGAATATTGGCAGAGCGACCCTGTTTATACACTATATCCGGAAGAAAGTGGCAGGAATTAGTAAACAGTCGCAGTCTCAGTTTACAGTAAGCATACGAATACTAATTTACCTTTTCTCAACTGTAAACTGAGACTGTAAACTAAGCCTTATCCATCCTCACAATCTTCGGGTGGAATGTTCCTGATAATGATACCAGATCTTTTTGCTGCGCCATAACTTTAGTAATGTCTTTATAGGCCATAGGAGCTTCGTCAAGTCCCGCGCCTAGCAAAGTCACTCCATAGTCTGCAAGCGTTTTATGCAGCTCGCTGTGGGTGATGTTTCTCTTTGCGACTGTGCGCGACATTTGCCTCCCGGCGCCGTGTGATGCCGAGTTAAGAGATTGCTCATTCCCCAGCCCTTTCACGATATAGCCGGGTGCGGTCATACTGCCGGGAATGATACCCATAACATTTTTGCCCGCCGGTGTAGCACCCTTGCGGTGAACTATGAGTTCCTGGCCATCGACTAGTTCTTTCCAGGCAAAGTTGTGGTGATTTTCAATTATTGCCAATGGCTTTTCACCCAAAGCGGAAGCAATACGCTTATGTATATCATGGTGGCAGGCTGAAGCATAATCACCCGCAAGGTTCATTGCCAGCCAGTACTCCTGCCCTTCCTGCGTAGCAAGATCAAGCCAGCCAAGGTGGCGCGCTTCTTTAGGCAATGGTGTATGCTTCATTGCAAGATCGGTGTAATGTTTGGCAACATTGGCCCCAAGCCCGCGGGAACCGCTGTGCGACAATACTCCTACATACTTACCCGGCGGCACATTGAAATCATTATCTTCTTCTGAAATTTCTACCAACCCGAATTCTACGAAATGGTTGCCCCCGCCGGAACTTCCTAATTGCTGTACGGCACGGTCTTTCAGCCGTTTTACAACGGGAATCGTCCTGAACTCTTCCCTGTCAAAAATATCATGGGGAGATGGCTTTTTCTGAACTTCATTCGCACCAAACTTTGTATGCTCCTGCAGTATCTTAATATACTTATCCTTGTGCCCCTCAAGGTAAGATGGCGCAATGTCATAAATACTAAGGCACATCCGGCATCCAATATCGACACCCACGCCGTATGGAATTACTGCGTTTTCGGTCGCCAGCACACCACCAATTGGCAAACCATAACCCTGGTGCCCGTCAGGCATAAGTGCTCCTTTACGCGACACCGGTAATGTTAAGGCCGTGTACAACTGGTCTTTCGCCCCTTGCTCTATCTGGTCTTCGCCGTATATTTTGAATGGAGCCCGCTCAGTGTTTAGCGCTCTTGATTCCGTGTGTTTGTTCTCCAGCAAAGCCTTCGCCACCTTGGAAAATGCGTCATGGGTAAGGTAATTATCAGGATACGTTAATACATCCTTAAGCGCAGCGAGCGCTTTGGGTCTGGTTTCTTTTTTATAATATTTTTCCATGGCATCCAGCGCCAGGCTTATTGCCTTAGTCTGCGGATACCCTATATCTTTGAGGTCTTTACCTCTTAATTTTAATTTTGCCATTTTTAATGTTTTTAAAAAGCCGGCGGCGTACCCGCCGGCATTATTAGTGTTGGCATGACTTTTCAAGTATATTCAACAATATTTTCAACAGTATGAAGACGATGATACGCAAAGCCACACTATTTTCAGCCCGTATGGCTGCCCGGACCTGTGCTTCGGGAAGGTTCGCGACACACTCTTCTTCATGGCCAATACCAGAGTTCTCCTTTGCCGCCCATTGCTGCATCACGCTTTCAGCCTCCTCGCACAATTCATCATTATACTTTGCCTGTGCCTGTACAATCCTTCGGGTTTCCAACTGCAACTCAATAGTACCAAGCCTTTCAAATTCAACCTGGCCCTTCATCTGCTTCCGCAAAGAGAAGATGGCGCTGGTACCGTCAAGGCAATCCTGCACATAATCGGCCACACAGTGCGACATCTCGTAGCCTTCTTCATACAACTCCACAGAGTTGGTAAGCTGCACTACCTTAAAGGTAGCCATTTCGGTTTCAAGAGTAAAGTCGTTTAACATTCTCCTATCCCATTCGCGGTAGTTTGCAGCCTCCCTTTTCCGCGCCATGTCAAGGTGCCACGCTCTCGCGTTACGGCAAACTGCAGCCCATGTACGGCCTTTTAATGTGTAAGCCTTATTCTCGGCTTTCATTGCAAAGATGTATTCCCATACTTCGTTCAAATCGTTTATGCCAATTTCAACCCTCACCATTGCGGCAAACCTTATTGCCTCTGCCCTGAAGGTTTCATCTTCAAACGTATCGCTGATGTTTGACCATGCCACCACGTTAGCCACATCTTCAGTAGTGCCGTACGCCAGTGCCTGTGCGCGCCTTATTGCTTCAGGTATAGTAAATGCATTAGTTGTAAGCCTGAAGATATTCTCCATCCGTCCGGTAAATTCTACAGGGAAACCACTAAGTTTTTTTACAGAATCTCCCCTGCCCATCTGCACATACCAAAGCATGTGTATCCTGTTGTTGCAGGCAAAAGCGTACTCCATAAACTCAGGCACCTCGTATCTCGCAAAACAGTGCCTTATCAGCGATGAAAGCTGGCCTTCAGGGCTAAGGGCATCAAGTTTCCATGATGATGGGTCATTCACCATTTTATCGCCAAATACAGAGATATTTGAAACTATGGTTATGAACTCCGGGTTTTGTAACAGCTTGTAACATTTTTTGGTATGCAGCAATAGCAACAAACCTTTGAAAACATCGCGCCTCCATGCCCTGTTCCCCATCCGGGCAAATTCTACCCTGACAGCGCTTTCTATAGTATTTTCATAACCAACAATGCCTGCAGGTTGCTGCGAAGCCCTTTCGACCATCGCCCTAAAACCCATGCTGAACGCATGTGTTGCTGCCGTTTCTTTTAAAGTGTCCATTTCTTTAGATTTTGGCAGCATGCGTACAGGCTGCCGGTTTAGGTTTTACTCATTAAATTTTTGTTGAATTTTGTTCGGATTTGTGTTTCGGGGAAGAGAAGCTTTCCTGCAGAAGAAGCATAAAAAAACCCGGAACATAAGTCCGGGTGATATAACTGTTTCAGATGATCTATCTAAAATTCAGGTACGCACAACCCGGCCTGCAGTACAGGATATCTCCTGCACTTGATAGTTGATGTTTAAACATTATTGGGTTCATTGTGTGCGAATTATTATTTGATTTCGGCGGCAAATATAGAATGATTTCTTACAAAAACAAGAATGCTTTGCTAATTTGTATTTAGAACAAATAACAAAAAAAGAGGACTGCCTCACAGCAGCCCTCCAACCTATTGTAAAAGTAAGATGATTACAAATCAAAGCGTATGCCCTGTGCCAGTGGCAGCTGCGTACCGTAGTTTATGGTATTGGTCTGCCTGCGCATGTAAGCTTTCCAGGCATCAGAGCCACTCTCGCGGCCGCCGCCTGTTTCTTTTTCACCACCGAAAGCACCGCCAATTTCAGCGCCCGATGTCCCGATGTTCACGTTCGCAATACCACAGTCTGACCCTGCGTGTGAAAGGAAAAGTTCCATCTCGCGCATGTTGTTGGTAAATATTGAAGATGAAAGCCCCTGCGGCACACCATTCTGCAGTTCAATAGCCTGCTCGATAGTGCTGTACTTCATCACATAAAGTATCGGCGCAAAGGTTTCTTCCTGTACTATTTCAAAGTGATTTTCAGCCTCAATAATGCATGGCTTCACGTAGCAGCCGCTCTCGTAACCTTCGCCTTCCATCACGCCGCCTTCAACGATGATTTTACCGCCCTCGCGTTTTGCTTTCTCAATGGCATTCAGGTAATCCTGTACGGCACCTTTGTCAATAAGCGGACCTACGTGGTTGTTGCTGTCAAGCGGGTTACCTATCTTCAATTGGCCGTAAGCGCTCTTCAATACTTCGATAGTCTTATCGTACATGCTTTCGTGGATGATAAGCCTGCGTGTGGTTGTACAACGCTGGCCTGCAGTACCTACCGCACCAAAGACTGCGCCTACAAGCACCATATTAATGTCGGCGTTCTCTGAAACGATGATGGCATTGTTACCACCAAGCTCAAGTATTGTATTACCGAAACGCTCTGCAACAGTCTTGCTCACGTGGCGGCCTATGCGTGTTGAACCTGTAAATGATACAAGCGGTATGCGCTTATCATTATTGATAAGGTCGCCGCTCTCATTACCTACCACAAGGCAGCTTACACCTTCAGGCACGTCATTTCTTTCAAGCACAGTCCTTATAATGTTTTGGCAGGCTACTGCACAAAGCGGGGTTTTAGAACTCGGCTTCCAGATGCAAACGTCTCCACAAACCCAAGCCAGCATAGAGTTCCAGCTCCATACCGCCACAGGGAAGTTGAATGCCGATATGATACCCACCGTACCCAGCGGGTGGTATTGTTCATACATACGGTGCATAGGGCGCTCGCTGTGCATAGTCAAGCCATATAGCTGGCGCGAAAGGCCCACTGCAAAGTCACAGATGTCTATCATTTCCTGAACCTCGCCTAAACCTTCCTGAAGGCTTTTGCCCATTTCATAAGAAACAAGCTGCCCAAGAGGCTCTTTAAATTTACGAAGCTCATCACCCATCTGGCGTACTATTTCACCGCGCTTAGGCGCCGGCACCAGCCTCCAGGCCTTGAAAGCATCTGTAGCTTTAGCCATTGCCTGCTCGTAATCTTCTTTGGTAGAAGCTTTTACTTTTGCAATAAGCGTACCATCAACCGGTGAGTATGATTCTATAATTTTACCGTTTGCGTAGTTATTGCTCCCGGTAGATGTACCATCGTTTATTTCTTTAATCCCCAGTTTTGAAAGGGCTTCCTGTATCCCAAACTGGTCTGTCATTGTTGCCATTGTAACTTATTTGTT
This genomic interval carries:
- a CDS encoding SDR family NAD(P)-dependent oxidoreductase, which produces MKTALITGATSGIGRATARYFAKNHFRLILCGRRDDRLAEVQDELSPLTMVHTLNFDVRSKNSTNEAIASIPDELKNIDILVNNAGNAHGLDPIESGDVADWDMMIDINLKGLLYVSQAVIPGMVERKSGHIINIGSVAGKEVYPNGNVYCATKHAVDALNQGMRMDLNQYGIRVGAINPGAVNTEFSEVRFKGDTERAANVYKGFEPLKPEDIADIITFVVTRPYHVNIADLLVLPTAQASATQIKKF
- a CDS encoding metallophosphoesterase family protein, which codes for MSRTLVIGDIHGSYKAFVQLLERAAVTKNDHLIFLGDYVDGWGQSPEVIDYLIELKSRYKCIFMRGNHDDLLLSWLRDGEYTEQWFTHGGRLTMECYERLPEEKKQLHILFLESLQDYYLDNDNRLFVHAGFTNLNGVKHEYFTRMFYWERTLWETALSLDISLKHEDPLYPKRFTLYNEIFIGHTPVTRINKTTPVNKANIWNVDTGAAFKGPLTILDADTKEYWQSDPVYTLYPEESGRN
- a CDS encoding aldo/keto reductase family oxidoreductase translates to MMEINFSPIIAGCMNWGAWQANFTTAQMADLMQTCVNNGITTFDHADIYGGYTTEAEFGAAFAQSGIARDAIQLISKCGIQHTVGSRPNKVKHYDYSKNYIIWSAENSLKNLKTEYLDLLLLHRPSPLMQPDEIAEAVEKLKSSGKIRSFGVSNFTNSQTDLIRSRTKVDVNQIEFSATAYTPMLDGSLDYMQVNNIKPMAWSPVGSVFKHDTPQTQRLNKLLIDLVAKYERPADVILFAWIMQHPAGIIPVSGSIKAERLINQMKAKDLRLDLEDWFAIWTESMGEKVP
- a CDS encoding BatD family protein, which gives rise to MYKLKTLYILLAMLAGFVSYAQQNGVTATLDKDTIKIGAQANLTIKATVNSNTKVNFPTGKSFGMLEVLEAYPTDTVKKGALLELSKKYGITQFDPGKYTIPPLTVVIGKKLVDTKPVTLEVKDVVVDTLKQKMYDIKPVIAGPAPSLWWLYVLIAIAVGVLGYFGWKWYKKRKPRQKKGEVIIELSPIEKATTHLQELEQKSLLQKGAVKEYYSELTDIARTYIEEAIEIPAMESTTGELIEAMQKTTQKKKSGFRKKYLQSLKRCCVQLTW
- a CDS encoding RtcB family protein, which produces MAKLKLRGKDLKDIGYPQTKAISLALDAMEKYYKKETRPKALAALKDVLTYPDNYLTHDAFSKVAKALLENKHTESRALNTERAPFKIYGEDQIEQGAKDQLYTALTLPVSRKGALMPDGHQGYGLPIGGVLATENAVIPYGVGVDIGCRMCLSIYDIAPSYLEGHKDKYIKILQEHTKFGANEVQKKPSPHDIFDREEFRTIPVVKRLKDRAVQQLGSSGGGNHFVEFGLVEISEEDNDFNVPPGKYVGVLSHSGSRGLGANVAKHYTDLAMKHTPLPKEARHLGWLDLATQEGQEYWLAMNLAGDYASACHHDIHKRIASALGEKPLAIIENHHNFAWKELVDGQELIVHRKGATPAGKNVMGIIPGSMTAPGYIVKGLGNEQSLNSASHGAGRQMSRTVAKRNITHSELHKTLADYGVTLLGAGLDEAPMAYKDITKVMAQQKDLVSLSGTFHPKIVRMDKA
- a CDS encoding MoxR family ATPase, which gives rise to MEQNTSAINIQAINEKIERESAFVDLLTMEMNKVIVGQKTMIERLLIGLLGQGHILLEGVPGLAKTLAINTLSQAVHGSFSRIQFTPDLLPADVVGTMIYNIKQNEFSIKKGPIFANFVLADEINRAPAKVQSALLEAMQEKQVTIGEQTFKLERPFLVMATQNPVEQEGTYPLPEAQVDRFMLKTVIDYPKMDEERLVIRQNLKGSHATVNQVASLEQIARAQQAVREVYMDEKIEKYILDLVFATRFPEQYKLEKVKPLISFGASPRGSINLAMAAKCHAFIKRRGFVIPEDVRAVVYDVLRHRVGVTYEAEAENITSVDIINKIVNEVEVP
- a CDS encoding aldehyde dehydrogenase family protein, which encodes MATMTDQFGIQEALSKLGIKEINDGTSTGSNNYANGKIIESYSPVDGTLIAKVKASTKEDYEQAMAKATDAFKAWRLVPAPKRGEIVRQMGDELRKFKEPLGQLVSYEMGKSLQEGLGEVQEMIDICDFAVGLSRQLYGLTMHSERPMHRMYEQYHPLGTVGIISAFNFPVAVWSWNSMLAWVCGDVCIWKPSSKTPLCAVACQNIIRTVLERNDVPEGVSCLVVGNESGDLINNDKRIPLVSFTGSTRIGRHVSKTVAERFGNTILELGGNNAIIVSENADINMVLVGAVFGAVGTAGQRCTTTRRLIIHESMYDKTIEVLKSAYGQLKIGNPLDSNNHVGPLIDKGAVQDYLNAIEKAKREGGKIIVEGGVMEGEGYESGCYVKPCIIEAENHFEIVQEETFAPILYVMKYSTIEQAIELQNGVPQGLSSSIFTNNMREMELFLSHAGSDCGIANVNIGTSGAEIGGAFGGEKETGGGRESGSDAWKAYMRRQTNTINYGTQLPLAQGIRFDL
- a CDS encoding PcfJ domain-containing protein, producing the protein MDTLKETAATHAFSMGFRAMVERASQQPAGIVGYENTIESAVRVEFARMGNRAWRRDVFKGLLLLLHTKKCYKLLQNPEFITIVSNISVFGDKMVNDPSSWKLDALSPEGQLSSLIRHCFARYEVPEFMEYAFACNNRIHMLWYVQMGRGDSVKKLSGFPVEFTGRMENIFRLTTNAFTIPEAIRRAQALAYGTTEDVANVVAWSNISDTFEDETFRAEAIRFAAMVRVEIGINDLNEVWEYIFAMKAENKAYTLKGRTWAAVCRNARAWHLDMARKREAANYREWDRRMLNDFTLETEMATFKVVQLTNSVELYEEGYEMSHCVADYVQDCLDGTSAIFSLRKQMKGQVEFERLGTIELQLETRRIVQAQAKYNDELCEEAESVMQQWAAKENSGIGHEEECVANLPEAQVRAAIRAENSVALRIIVFILLKILLNILEKSCQH